A window of the Natrinema salifodinae genome harbors these coding sequences:
- a CDS encoding DUF7344 domain-containing protein — MKAKHISSEGQDEQGPADDDADVDADAAQSADEAAISKDEIFHLLQNERRRLVLRYLRGSDGPVRMRDVAEQVAAWEHETTVAELTSEQRQRVYIPLYQSHLSKLDEAGFIDYQQDRGVVERKPFADHVDKYLEFDDADETTDEAAADDGAWDDYYLGATVVCYAVLISAVMELPFVSFLSGIGLSAVILFLFTLLTVSQMLD; from the coding sequence ATGAAGGCGAAACATATCAGCTCGGAGGGGCAGGACGAACAGGGTCCGGCCGACGACGATGCCGATGTCGACGCCGACGCCGCGCAGTCCGCCGACGAGGCCGCGATTTCGAAGGACGAAATCTTTCACCTCCTGCAAAACGAACGGCGTCGCCTGGTCCTCCGGTATCTCCGGGGGTCTGACGGGCCCGTTCGCATGCGTGACGTTGCGGAACAGGTCGCGGCGTGGGAACACGAGACGACGGTCGCGGAGCTCACGTCCGAGCAGCGCCAGCGTGTTTACATTCCGCTCTATCAGTCGCATCTCTCGAAGCTCGACGAGGCGGGATTCATCGACTATCAGCAGGATCGCGGTGTCGTCGAGCGCAAACCGTTCGCCGATCACGTCGACAAGTACCTCGAGTTCGACGACGCCGACGAGACGACCGACGAGGCCGCGGCCGACGACGGGGCGTGGGACGATTACTACCTCGGTGCGACGGTCGTCTGTTATGCGGTCCTGATCAGTGCAGTCATGGAACTGCCGTTCGTCTCGTTCCTTTCGGGGATCGGTCTGAGCGCGGTTATTCTGTTCCTCTTTACGCTGCTTACCGTCAGCCAGATGCTCGACTGA